A single genomic interval of Adhaeribacter pallidiroseus harbors:
- the cobA gene encoding uroporphyrinogen-III C-methyltransferase produces the protein MSTKIPRVTLVGAGPGDVDLLTIKGAKALAAADLVLYDALINPALLDLVPADKPRVFVGKRSGKHEFPQEEINALIVKYAFEYGHVVRLKGGDPFVFGRGYEEIQFAAQHGISTAVIPGISSAVAVPASQNIPLTSRGVSESFWVITGATKYGQISEDIALAAQSSATVIILMGMKNLEDITRVFQVLGKNTTPVAIIQNGTLPNERLVCGTIDTIYQLAQEQQVTSPAIIVIGQVVDLRFPSEQKTKIIQEANQFNLPNGSTF, from the coding sequence ATGAGTACTAAAATTCCCCGGGTTACTTTAGTAGGTGCTGGTCCCGGCGACGTAGATTTATTAACCATAAAAGGTGCGAAAGCGTTGGCCGCCGCCGATCTGGTTCTCTACGATGCCCTGATAAACCCGGCATTGCTGGACTTAGTACCGGCCGACAAACCCCGGGTATTTGTGGGTAAACGTTCCGGCAAACATGAGTTTCCGCAAGAAGAAATTAACGCCTTAATTGTAAAATACGCTTTCGAGTACGGCCATGTAGTGCGCTTAAAAGGCGGCGACCCTTTTGTATTTGGCCGCGGCTACGAAGAAATTCAGTTTGCCGCTCAACACGGCATTAGTACGGCTGTAATTCCGGGTATAAGCAGTGCAGTGGCAGTACCGGCTTCGCAAAACATTCCTTTAACCAGCCGGGGCGTTAGCGAGAGTTTCTGGGTAATTACCGGAGCTACCAAATACGGCCAGATTTCTGAGGATATTGCTTTAGCTGCTCAATCCTCAGCTACGGTAATTATTTTAATGGGCATGAAAAACCTGGAAGATATTACCCGGGTGTTTCAAGTATTAGGTAAAAACACCACCCCAGTGGCTATTATCCAGAATGGTACTTTACCCAACGAACGCCTGGTATGCGGCACCATCGATACCATTTATCAACTCGCCCAAGAGCAGCAAGTAACCTCGCCGGCCATTATTGTTATTGGCCAAGTGGTAGATTTACGCTTTCCTTCTGAGCAAAAAACTAAAATAATACAAGAAGCAAATCAATTTAATTTACCTAACGGGAGCACCTTTTAA
- a CDS encoding ScyD/ScyE family protein translates to MRNKLTILLSFSLLVGTAGCDEFYEIVDEIKPKPPKSRNVIQGLHAPIGIEADNQEQLWITESGSGKSLEGTNDGQVSLVTPEGKVYPVVKGFTSFTNDGAVVGLNNLILKNGKLWILHGVEGRLYKLDITTFKPGDTPLQAKDLDYEDVGTFIKNYEFTEDTNESNIYNLTVGPEGDFFMVDAAANAIIRRDAETGKLSVFAYVPAVPYAGGELPGAQSVPTGIVFDGERFLVSTFTGFPFPQKRAPIYEFDLEGNVSVYQTGFTSATDLVLGTDHHPVVVEYSVWNNQTFTFAPNAGDLVFASRQKNVPVLTNLNFPTSIERYGLKTYYIVSNTDGTIQKVTF, encoded by the coding sequence ATGCGTAATAAACTTACCATTCTCCTGTCTTTTTCCTTATTGGTTGGTACTGCTGGTTGTGATGAATTTTACGAAATCGTGGATGAAATTAAGCCCAAACCTCCCAAAAGCAGAAATGTAATTCAAGGTTTGCATGCTCCTATTGGTATTGAAGCAGACAACCAAGAACAATTATGGATCACCGAATCGGGTAGCGGTAAATCGCTGGAAGGCACCAACGATGGACAAGTTTCTTTAGTTACCCCGGAAGGTAAAGTTTATCCGGTGGTTAAAGGCTTTACTTCGTTTACTAATGATGGGGCCGTAGTTGGACTGAATAACTTAATTTTAAAAAATGGTAAACTGTGGATATTACACGGGGTAGAGGGCAGATTATACAAGCTCGATATTACTACTTTTAAACCAGGCGATACCCCATTGCAGGCTAAAGATCTGGATTACGAAGATGTAGGTACTTTTATTAAAAATTATGAGTTTACCGAAGATACAAACGAATCTAATATTTATAATTTAACCGTTGGTCCGGAAGGTGATTTCTTTATGGTTGATGCGGCTGCCAATGCCATTATCCGGCGCGATGCCGAAACAGGTAAACTGAGTGTTTTTGCTTACGTTCCTGCTGTTCCGTATGCCGGCGGCGAATTACCAGGTGCTCAATCAGTACCCACCGGCATTGTTTTCGACGGAGAAAGATTTTTGGTTTCTACCTTTACCGGTTTCCCCTTTCCGCAGAAACGAGCCCCTATCTACGAATTTGATTTAGAAGGAAATGTATCGGTGTACCAAACAGGTTTTACCAGTGCCACGGACCTGGTATTGGGTACCGACCACCACCCTGTTGTGGTAGAGTACAGTGTTTGGAACAACCAAACCTTTACTTTTGCACCAAATGCCGGTGATCTGGTTTTTGCTAGTCGTCAGAAAAATGTTCCGGTATTAACCAATCTCAACTTTCCAACTTCCATCGAAAGATACGGCCTCAAAACCTACTACATTGTTTCCAACACCGATGGTACAATCCAGAAAGTTACTTTTTAA
- a CDS encoding amidophosphoribosyltransferase produces the protein MSDAIKHECGIALIRLRKPTQYYVDKYGTAMYGINKLYLLMEKQHNRGQDGAGVASIKIDAEPGTEYISRYRSVKTQAIPAIFGKISNSFAKLKKQFPEQVNDIKWLKKNLSFLGDVYLGHLRYGTHGLNSIDNCHPMVRENNWRSRSLAVAGNFNMTNADELFNVLVDIGQHPRQTTDTITVLEKIGHFLDEENQSLFESYKQERYTNAQISHLIEENLNLQRVLRRACKDFDGGYAMAGLTGYGAAFVVRDPAGIRPAYYYIDEEVVVVASEKPAIKTAFGIEYSQIQEVTPGHALIINKNGGSRELEILAEAEKKSCSFERIYFSRGNDPEIYQERKRMGQLLVPQVLESIDYDLKNTVFSYIPNTAETAWLGMMQGIEDYLRDYRKEAILKGVSPKELDEILVAKPRAEKLVIKDAKMRTFITDNDNRDDLVAHVYDTTYEVINKGVDTIVMIDDSIVRGTTLEKSIIRMLDRLEPKKIVVVSCAPQIRYPDCYGIDMSKLKEFVAFRAMLQLLEEHDVEDRLEEVYDKCRMYEGSETFKRSNFVKELFDLFTPEQISAKAAQIVRAPEINAEVEVIFQTIDNLHLACPNHTGDWYFTGNYPTLGGNKVVNRAFMNFMEKKEVRAY, from the coding sequence ATGAGCGACGCAATAAAGCACGAGTGTGGTATTGCCTTAATCCGGCTGCGGAAACCTACTCAGTATTATGTCGATAAATATGGTACCGCCATGTACGGCATCAACAAGTTGTACCTGTTAATGGAAAAACAACACAACCGCGGCCAGGATGGGGCCGGAGTTGCCAGCATTAAAATAGATGCGGAACCCGGAACCGAGTATATCTCGCGTTATCGATCGGTGAAAACGCAAGCGATTCCGGCAATTTTTGGTAAAATCAGTAATTCGTTTGCTAAGCTAAAGAAGCAGTTTCCCGAACAGGTAAATGATATTAAGTGGCTCAAGAAAAATTTGTCTTTTTTAGGCGATGTTTACTTGGGCCATTTGCGTTACGGCACCCACGGTTTAAATAGCATTGATAACTGCCACCCCATGGTGCGGGAAAATAACTGGCGCAGCCGCAGTCTGGCGGTAGCCGGTAATTTTAACATGACCAACGCCGATGAGCTTTTTAATGTATTGGTGGATATTGGCCAGCATCCCCGCCAAACTACCGACACCATCACGGTACTCGAAAAAATAGGGCATTTTCTCGACGAAGAAAATCAATCGTTGTTCGAGTCGTATAAACAAGAACGATACACCAACGCGCAGATTTCCCACCTGATTGAAGAAAATTTAAATTTACAACGGGTTTTGCGTCGGGCTTGTAAAGATTTTGATGGTGGTTATGCCATGGCGGGGCTTACGGGTTACGGAGCAGCCTTTGTGGTACGCGACCCGGCGGGTATCCGGCCGGCCTATTATTACATCGACGAAGAAGTAGTGGTAGTGGCTTCGGAAAAGCCGGCTATTAAAACTGCTTTTGGCATTGAATACAGTCAGATTCAAGAAGTTACACCGGGTCACGCGCTAATAATCAACAAAAATGGTGGGTCGCGGGAATTAGAAATTTTAGCGGAAGCCGAAAAAAAATCGTGCAGTTTCGAGCGGATCTATTTTTCGCGCGGCAACGACCCGGAAATTTACCAGGAGCGCAAGCGCATGGGGCAACTACTGGTTCCGCAAGTGTTAGAATCTATTGATTACGATTTAAAAAATACGGTATTCTCGTACATCCCCAACACCGCCGAAACGGCTTGGTTAGGAATGATGCAGGGGATTGAAGATTACTTGCGGGATTACCGCAAAGAAGCTATTTTAAAAGGAGTAAGCCCCAAAGAATTAGATGAAATTTTAGTTGCCAAACCACGAGCGGAAAAATTAGTAATTAAGGATGCTAAAATGCGCACCTTTATTACCGATAACGACAATCGTGACGATTTAGTAGCGCACGTGTACGATACCACTTACGAGGTAATTAACAAAGGGGTAGATACCATTGTGATGATTGATGATTCGATTGTACGCGGTACCACCCTGGAGAAAAGCATTATCCGGATGTTGGACCGCTTGGAGCCGAAAAAAATAGTGGTGGTTTCCTGCGCCCCGCAAATCCGCTATCCCGATTGTTATGGTATAGATATGTCGAAGCTAAAAGAATTTGTGGCTTTCCGGGCCATGCTGCAGCTTCTGGAAGAACATGATGTAGAAGATAGACTGGAAGAAGTTTACGATAAGTGCCGGATGTACGAAGGCTCGGAAACTTTTAAAAGAAGCAATTTTGTAAAAGAGCTTTTCGATTTGTTTACGCCCGAGCAAATTTCCGCGAAAGCAGCCCAGATTGTCCGAGCGCCCGAAATAAACGCCGAAGTAGAAGTTATTTTTCAAACTATAGATAATTTGCATTTGGCCTGTCCTAACCATACCGGCGATTGGTATTTTACCGGTAACTATCCTACTTTAGGCGGTAACAAAGTAGTAAACCGGGCCTTTATGAATTTCATGGAAAAGAAAGAAGTACGGGCCTATTAA
- a CDS encoding NADH-quinone oxidoreductase subunit N, which translates to MVPTAVTTLTASLNQIQNGLGALLPEFLLAGFSLLLIFLDLFRSPKLKILLPQLSLLGFLVVGSVQLFEGLHITSYAVPHPFLLGFLLKDGLSMYAGLLFSLCGFFTILLGWNFKLFQTAWFGRGEFYAYLFVFTMGLNFMVKSANLLLLFVSIELVSIAGYLLTMIVKDHVRSTEAGIKYILYGTMAAGVMLYGMSFLYGFTGSLQFLQPEFWQEVSKIFPPAVTIILVFTLAGLLFKIAAAPFHFWAPDVYENTPTPVVALFSTAPKIAGILVILRLVEVLKAQKLYQALYFDVLLFVAGIAVFTLIIGNFTALWQQKPKRMLAYSSVSHAGFMLAACLSLSGDNLSNLLFYVTVLLFTNYGIFWFIQEFEDRLGVQQFTDFSGWGRHYPFLGIITLVFLISLTGLPPTAGFTAKLLVFSSVWQNYQISGNPLMLVLVVTGLLFTGVAFFYYVKIPYFLFFKRNLRKQKKVIPISSQVFILLLALPIILFFFRTDWLINFIHLFIK; encoded by the coding sequence ATGGTGCCAACAGCTGTAACTACCTTAACTGCCTCACTCAATCAAATCCAAAATGGATTAGGTGCCTTGCTGCCCGAGTTTTTGCTTGCTGGCTTTAGTTTACTGCTTATTTTTTTAGATTTATTTCGTTCGCCAAAATTAAAGATACTGCTACCTCAACTAAGTTTGCTGGGGTTTCTGGTGGTAGGGAGTGTCCAGCTTTTTGAAGGTCTGCATATTACCAGCTATGCCGTTCCGCATCCGTTTTTACTTGGCTTTCTTTTAAAAGATGGTTTAAGTATGTACGCCGGCTTGTTATTTTCATTGTGCGGCTTTTTCACGATTCTATTGGGCTGGAACTTTAAACTTTTCCAAACTGCTTGGTTTGGCCGGGGTGAGTTTTACGCTTATTTGTTTGTGTTTACCATGGGCTTAAACTTTATGGTAAAATCGGCCAACTTGTTACTCTTGTTTGTGAGTATTGAGTTAGTATCTATTGCGGGCTACTTGCTTACCATGATTGTAAAAGACCATGTACGTAGTACTGAGGCCGGCATTAAATATATTTTGTATGGTACCATGGCGGCGGGTGTTATGCTTTACGGCATGTCGTTTTTGTATGGCTTTACCGGTTCTTTGCAATTTTTGCAGCCGGAATTCTGGCAGGAGGTGAGTAAAATATTTCCGCCAGCAGTTACTATTATTTTGGTATTTACTTTGGCGGGGCTTTTATTTAAAATAGCCGCAGCCCCTTTTCACTTTTGGGCGCCCGATGTTTATGAAAATACGCCCACGCCCGTAGTTGCTTTATTTTCTACGGCTCCCAAAATAGCCGGAATTCTGGTAATTCTGCGCTTGGTAGAAGTTTTAAAAGCGCAGAAATTATACCAGGCCTTGTACTTTGATGTGTTGCTATTTGTGGCGGGTATTGCGGTTTTCACTTTAATTATTGGTAATTTTACGGCATTGTGGCAACAAAAGCCCAAACGCATGCTGGCTTATTCTTCGGTATCGCACGCGGGTTTTATGTTGGCAGCTTGTTTATCTTTATCGGGCGATAATCTAAGCAATTTGTTATTTTACGTAACAGTGCTGCTATTTACCAACTACGGTATTTTTTGGTTTATTCAGGAGTTTGAAGATCGGTTGGGAGTACAGCAATTTACCGATTTCAGCGGTTGGGGCCGACATTATCCTTTTTTAGGCATAATTACCCTGGTGTTTTTAATTTCGTTAACGGGTTTGCCCCCTACGGCTGGTTTTACAGCAAAATTATTGGTTTTTAGCTCGGTATGGCAAAACTATCAGATTTCGGGAAATCCTTTAATGTTGGTACTGGTGGTTACCGGTTTGCTCTTTACCGGGGTTGCTTTTTTTTATTACGTAAAAATTCCCTATTTCTTATTTTTCAAAAGGAATTTACGTAAGCAAAAAAAGGTTATACCCATATCTTCACAAGTATTTATACTATTACTTGCGTTGCCCATAATTCTCTTTTTCTTTCGCACGGATTGGTTGATTAATTTTATTCATCTTTTTATTAAATAA